The Herpetosiphonaceae bacterium genome segment GTTTACCAAAAAAGAACGATCGATGCCGGGTATCGTCGCAGGCTATTACGCATCGATCGCTCGCGCAAACGTAGCATCGCTACCAAAACGTCAGCCACCCTGGTTCCGAGTGTCACATTTCGTGTTCGTCGAATATTGAACTGTCGGCATGCTAGCGTCCGAGCCGCCCCGCATCGCGACCGGGCTGCATCGCCCGCCGCGCGCGCTGGACATCGCTCTCGTGCTTGAGCAGCACCGTCAGCGTATTGTCGAGCGTCTCGCGATCAAGCGACCGGGCGTTGAGCATCACCAGCGCGCGCGCCCAGTCCAGCGTCTCGGAGACACTCGGCGATTTCTTCAGATCCAGGCCGCGCAGCTTCTGCACCAGCTCAACCGCCTGCTGGGCGATCTTGGGCGCGAGATCGGGAACTTTGAGCCGCACGATCCGTAGCTCGGCCTCCTCGTCGGGATAGTCCACGAAGAGATACAGGCAGCGGCGCTTGAGCGCCTCCGACAGCTCGCGGGTATTGTTGGAGGTCAGAAACACGGCGGGATGATGCCTGGCGCGAATCGTGCCCAGCTCCGGCACCGATACCTGAAAATCGCTGAGCACCTCAAGCAAGAACGCCTCGAACTCGCTGTCAGCGCGATCGATCTCGTCGATCAGCAGCACCACCGGCTCAGGCGACAGGATCGCCCGCAGCAGGGGGCGCTGCAACAAAAAGCGCATCGAGAAAAAGACATCCTCCTCGGCAGCCAGCCGGTCGGCGGCCTCGGTCAGCGACGAGGCATTTGCCAGCGTTTCGCGGAGCTGATCGCGCAGCAGTTGCGTGTAGAGCATCTGCTTGGCGTACTCCCACTCGTACAGCGCCTTCGTCTCGTCCAGGCCCTCGTAGCACTGAAGGCGGATCAGCTCGCGCCCGGTAGCGGCGGCCCAGGCTTTCGCCAGCTCTGTCTTGCCGACACCGGCGGGGCCTTCGGCCAGCAGCGGCTTGCCGAGCTTCTCGGCTAGAAACACAACCGTCGAGATGTCATCGGTGGCGATGTACTGCTGAGACGTTAACGCGCTGCGAACGTCGGTCATCGTCGTAAACGTCATGGCGGCTCCTTCTACCAACGGGAGGAACGGGAGGCGGGGTGTGAGCATCGCTGTCACATCGGCGCGACAGGGACCGCTCTGCAATCATTGTACCAGCCTTCGCAACTTTGCAAAGAGGTACCCTCACAAGGACGAGCCAGGAGCATGGAAAGGTGCTGCGCGGATCGCACGTCTTTAACGCAAAGCCCTGTTCTTGCAACAAGGAGTATGTGGAGTATGCTGATGCCTCATCTGCATCTTCGTCCACTCGGCCTCAAGCCGAAACGTCCGCTCCTGTCGGCGCTCGTGCTTGGCCTCGCGCTCTCGGTCACGGCCATGGGCCAGCCCGTCGGCGCGGCGACCACCGACCCGGATCTTGGTGACGCGCCCGCCAGCACCAACAACTTTGGCGTCGTGATGCAATATTATCCGGGCAGCCCCCCGGCGAACTTCCCGACGGTCTTCTTCGCGGGCGCGCAGCCGACCGGACCCAAGCACTTCAACAGCCCAACGGTCATGTACCTGGGCAACGGCAACGTCGGCGGCACGATCACTGCCGAGGGCCAGGCCGATGTCGGCGGCGATGCCGATGGCATAAACAACATCAGCCCGCCCGCCAACACCGCGAACCAGGACAGGGGCGATGATGGGCCGGACTGGACGCCGATGGGCGGTATCACCTTCTGCCAGCAGAAGCAGTTCCGCTACTGGGTAACAGTCCTGCCGGGAGCGCCCACAACCGCCTATGTCAACTCGTGGGTTGACTTCAACAATAGCGGGCGCTGGGGCGATGTCTTTGCCTGCGGTGGGCTGAACGTGGACGAGTGGATCGTCAAGAACCAGGCGATCACCTTGCCGGGACCGGGCGTGTACCTCTTCTCCACACCGCTGTTCAACGCCTCGCCCAATCCGATCACCCAGCGCAGATGGGCGCGCATCACCCTGAGCGAGACGCCCGCTACCTGGAACGCAGCGCGCGTCGGCAGCGGCCCGATGAATGGCTGGAAGTCCGGCGAGACGGAGGATTATGTTCTGCCGTAGCTAGCCGCCACACGTACGCGCGACGCCTCCCCCACGTCGCGCCGCCCACGATCACCTCTTTAGCCCGAAGGAAGCGCCTATGTTCAGCCTACCGAGTCGTCGGTTCACAACGCTTTTCCGCCCGCTCTCGCTCGTGCTTGCTCTGGGCCTTGCCGTTGGTGTCGCCGGTAGTCAACCGGCCTACGCCACACCCGGCGGCGACCTGGGCGACGCGCCCGCCAGCACCAACAACTTTGGCGTCGGCATGACCGCATGGCTTGCCGGGCCGCCCGCCAACTACCCGACCGTCTTCTTCGGCGGCGTGCAGCCGACCGGACCGTTCCATCAAAACCTGTCGCTGCTCTTCCACCTCGGCCCGGCGATCTCATGTGAGAATCAGGCCGATATAGGCGGCGATTGTGACGGCGCGAACAACATCAATCCGCCCGCCAACACCGCCAACAACGACAAGTTCGACGACGGAATCAACTGGCCGCTCTTCGGCACCTGCCAGAGCATGCCGGTGAACTACGTCGTCAACGTGCTGCCGGGAGCTCCTACCAACGTCTTCGTCAACGTTTGGGCCGACTGGAACAGCAACGGCAGGTGGGGCGACACGCCAGGCTGCAACGGGATGGTCGCCGATGAGTGGGCCGTCAAGAATCAGATGATTGCGCTGCCCGGTCCCGGCACGTTCGTCTTCACCACGCCCAACATCCTGCCGATCCGCAGCGGACGACCGCAGTGGGCGCGCATCACGATCAGCGAGACACCCGCCACCTGGCCTGCCGCGCGCGTTGGCAGCGGCCCGGCTGGGAGCTGGAAGTACGGCGAGACAGAGGATTATATTCTGCCGTAGCGACCCGTAAACGCAACCGGGCGACTCGATCGAGTCGCCCGTGCATTATTGCCTCTCGAAGCCTACAGATCGGCAGCGCCAGCCGTGTGTACGGAACCCACCTCGGATAGATCTTGCGCCCCGTTCCTGTCGACGGCGATCTCCGGCGGCTGCTCCTGGGCGGTGCTGCCCACCTCGTCCGCGCCGAGCAGCCGCTGAAAATCCTCGAACTGATGGTACAGCCACATCGCAATATCTTCTTCGGCCACCAGCCGCCTGAGCTCGCCCGATCGGCGGTAGCGCTCGGCCAGCGGCATCACCAGCGCCGCGTGGAGCGCCTCTGCCGTCCCGACAATATCGCTGGGCGAAACCATCAGCGCCGCAGAGCCGAGCTGCTCGGCAGCGCCCGCGCCCTCCGACAGGATCAGCACGCCGCCGGTAGGATTGACCGTGACGCCCTCCTTGGCGACAAGGTTCATGCCGTCGATGATCGGATTGACCAGCAGCACATCGTAGAGCTGCATCGCCGCAACGCCGCGCTCGTAGTCGTCGCCGACGAACAGCTCGATCGGACTCCACTCGCCGGTGCCGTAGCGCGTGTTGATCCAGCCCATCGCAATCATGATCTCTTCCAGATAGCGGCCATACTCCTCGACGCCCAGCCGCGACGGCACCAGAAACGCCAGAAAGCGCACCCGCCCGCGATGCTCAGGATACTTCTCCAGCATCAGCTCGAATGCCTGAAAGCCGCGCACAATATTTTTGCTTGGCTCGACCCGATCGATGCGCACGATCGTTTGATCGCCGAGCCGCCCACGCAGCCGGTAGCGATGATCGCGGACCACGGGCGAAGTCTCGGCCAGATGTTGCAGCGCGGGCACGTCGATCGAGATCGGATACACGCCCGCGTAGACGGTATGCCCATTCAGCTCGACCGTCTGCTCGTTATAGCCGATCCTGGCATCGGGCAGATAGGCCAAGCAGGTATTCAAAAAATTGCGCCGGTAGCGGTTGGTCTGGAAGCCGATCACGTCGAGCGCGCAGCACGACCGCAGGATCGCTTCGCGCATCTGCTGCGGCAGTAGCGCCCAGTAATCCGGCCCCGGCCAGGGAATATGCACGAACAGGCTCAGCAGCGTGCGCGAGTCGATGCGCTCGCGGAGTATGCCGCCCACCAGATACAGGTGATAATCATGCAGCAAGACCAGCGCCTGACGGTCGGCGCGCTCGATCTCCTGCATGATCGTCTCGGCAAACTCCGCGTTCACCCGCTCATAGGCGCGCCAGGCATCCCACATACTCTGCGTGATATTCGGCGTGCGCGGCGCGTCCCACATGTAGTGCTGCAAAAACCACAGCAGCGGATTGGCGATCTCGTTGTAGTACTGGCGGTAATCGTCGGGATCGGGCGTGACAAAGCGCAGATCGAAGCGCGCGTCGTCGGTCTGCCAGTGGATCAGCTCGCCGCTGGCCTGCGCCGCCTGCTCGCGGTCGGCATCGGTCATCGCCGCAGCGATCCAGATCGGCGCGGTCAGCCGGCTGACCGCCGAGATCGCCGTCACCAGGCCGCCTGAGCCGCGCGATCCTTCGATCTGCCCCTGCTCGTTATGGCGAAACTCAACCGGCCCGCGATTCGAGGCCAGGATCAACGCGCGCTGTGCCAGCAGCCGCTCGCTGAGTAGATTAAGATGGCCCTGGTGCTCCAGAGATAGTTGTTCAACATCAGCCATACGACGTAGTATGCTCCTACACGGGCGAAGCAGCCACCCAGGCCGCACACCGCTTCATCCAGCATGCTTGAGAAGATCAGGGCACGACGATCGCAGCAGGATCAAGACCAAGGATTGGCACCAGCACGCGCTCAAGGCGCACGTTCAACGTTTCACGTTCAAAGTATGGAGTTTGGAGGCCCTCACCCCGCTTCGCTGCGCTCAGCACTCCGCTCCCATTGTCATAGGAGAGGGCGAATCGGTGCCCAATTCCGCGTTCTTTGTTCCCCTGTTCTTTTGACCCCTTGTTCCTTCGGTTTGTTCTTTGTTCTATCGGCCTTTAGCGTCGATCGCGGTGCATCACCCGATCGAGCACATACACATCGCCGCCCTGCGTCTCGACCGGCAGCTCGATCATATGCTGCGGCTGTGAAGCCAGCGTGGTCACGTCGGACTTGTTACGGCCCGACACGGTGTAGGTTGTCTGCGAGCAATCGTCGATAAACTCCTCGTTGCGCCAGTTGAGCTTACAGCCGGTCTTGGGATCGAGCGCCAGAAAGGCGCGGTACGAGTCGTCGCGCTGCCGGATCACGAAAATAATATCCTGGCTCCACTGCGGGCTGTTCGGCATCAGCTTGCTCAGCTCAAGCCGCTTCACCGGCACCTGCGCGACCTCGCCGACCACGAACTCGGTTTCTTCGCCGAGCAGCCGCTTTCCCTGGGCGGGCGCGAGGATCGAGAACAGGATCAGGCCACAGATGACCGCCGAAATCAGCATGCTGGCGGCGAACAGGAGATACAGGAGACGGCGGGTGCGTTCTTCCCGCAGATCGGCTTCGGTTTGATACATAGCGTCAATCAAGATGGCACGCGACAGGTTGCCGAGAGCCGACAGCGTCGTCGTCAAGTCCCGCGTGCAGTAACAATCAACTGAGGGCTATCGCTGGTATACGGCTCAAGATCATAATCGCCATAGACCGCTTCGACGTTAAGGCCTACGCACGCCAGCAGATGTTGGACCTCAAAGCGATACAACCAGCGCATCACAAACGGCATCACCGAGCGCACAACCCGCCCATCGGCCTGAAGCTCGTCGTAGATGAACGCGACCGTCTGCCGCTGCTCGGCCCAGTCGGTGCGACGCACGACATATTTTTGCACGGCCAGCCCCTCGGCGCTGGTGAAGGTATGCTCATAGACCAGCGCGCCCTGATCGGCCATGATGTCGCGCGGATCGGGGTTGAAGAGATCGAGGACCAGCATGCCGCCGGGCTGGAGATGGCGTTTGATCGAGCGCAGCGCCGCGAACTGATCGTCGACTGTCTCAAGATGCATAAACGAGTTGAGCGGCACCAGGATCAGGCCGAAGCGCTCGGCCAGCTCGAAGCTGCGTATATCGCCCTGCACCACCCGCAG includes the following:
- a CDS encoding class I SAM-dependent methyltransferase yields the protein MPDFDRFARYYDADMGSFADDLPFYRELARRSDGPILDAMCGTGRVIVPLAQAGFQSVGLDIAPAMVAAVERKLTRRRLGERLRVVQGDIRSFELAERFGLILVPLNSFMHLETVDDQFAALRSIKRHLQPGGMLVLDLFNPDPRDIMADQGALVYEHTFTSAEGLAVQKYVVRRTDWAEQRQTVAFIYDELQADGRVVRSVMPFVMRWLYRFEVQHLLACVGLNVEAVYGDYDLEPYTSDSPQLIVTARGT
- a CDS encoding trehalose-6-phosphate synthase; protein product: MADVEQLSLEHQGHLNLLSERLLAQRALILASNRGPVEFRHNEQGQIEGSRGSGGLVTAISAVSRLTAPIWIAAAMTDADREQAAQASGELIHWQTDDARFDLRFVTPDPDDYRQYYNEIANPLLWFLQHYMWDAPRTPNITQSMWDAWRAYERVNAEFAETIMQEIERADRQALVLLHDYHLYLVGGILRERIDSRTLLSLFVHIPWPGPDYWALLPQQMREAILRSCCALDVIGFQTNRYRRNFLNTCLAYLPDARIGYNEQTVELNGHTVYAGVYPISIDVPALQHLAETSPVVRDHRYRLRGRLGDQTIVRIDRVEPSKNIVRGFQAFELMLEKYPEHRGRVRFLAFLVPSRLGVEEYGRYLEEIMIAMGWINTRYGTGEWSPIELFVGDDYERGVAAMQLYDVLLVNPIIDGMNLVAKEGVTVNPTGGVLILSEGAGAAEQLGSAALMVSPSDIVGTAEALHAALVMPLAERYRRSGELRRLVAEEDIAMWLYHQFEDFQRLLGADEVGSTAQEQPPEIAVDRNGAQDLSEVGSVHTAGAADL
- a CDS encoding GEVED domain-containing protein, yielding MFSLPSRRFTTLFRPLSLVLALGLAVGVAGSQPAYATPGGDLGDAPASTNNFGVGMTAWLAGPPANYPTVFFGGVQPTGPFHQNLSLLFHLGPAISCENQADIGGDCDGANNINPPANTANNDKFDDGINWPLFGTCQSMPVNYVVNVLPGAPTNVFVNVWADWNSNGRWGDTPGCNGMVADEWAVKNQMIALPGPGTFVFTTPNILPIRSGRPQWARITISETPATWPAARVGSGPAGSWKYGETEDYILP
- a CDS encoding MoxR family ATPase is translated as MTFTTMTDVRSALTSQQYIATDDISTVVFLAEKLGKPLLAEGPAGVGKTELAKAWAAATGRELIRLQCYEGLDETKALYEWEYAKQMLYTQLLRDQLRETLANASSLTEAADRLAAEEDVFFSMRFLLQRPLLRAILSPEPVVLLIDEIDRADSEFEAFLLEVLSDFQVSVPELGTIRARHHPAVFLTSNNTRELSEALKRRCLYLFVDYPDEEAELRIVRLKVPDLAPKIAQQAVELVQKLRGLDLKKSPSVSETLDWARALVMLNARSLDRETLDNTLTVLLKHESDVQRARRAMQPGRDAGRLGR